A single genomic interval of Psychroserpens sp. NJDZ02 harbors:
- a CDS encoding T9SS type A sorting domain-containing protein, giving the protein MLKKSLLSIMLFAFLLPTYLFAQTGPGGVGSDDGSSSLIIWYRPDNGISTSGSLIDTWSNSAGVAAFDISETGTLRPTLNIATINGYNEIAFNGANRLRTGLTLTTSNFVTNQASSFTVAKANNTSQRSVVYTTDPLVGSTRFSNHIPWNGTVYFDIGACCGTDGRIQVGGLTGLLDYSIWSYDAHPTTGKQLYRNEDLLATVAGSSTYNSHSSQRFNLGGYTTSTNGFSGGITEVVVFKEKVNASQRIIIDNYLSSKFNRSLTSNDFYTQDNPANGDFDHDVAGIGQATDGSSHTDSKGTGIVRINTPSALSNGDFLFWGEESKDPSYGFVTNTSNYSDQLNSKWRVSKVGDLGTVTMSFDISGMSIAAICGDLQLVVDNDSNFSSATSYNLTVSGTTATATGVSFSDADYFTLRYTDQIVWNGTTFFNGSGTSNAPDTTDSCLKLTVKTGSTAVLTADAHIREVEVESGATLQVNDGVLLEVDNGIFNEGVIDLLGEAQLIQNHTGVSLNTGSGDLKIRQQGTFNLYNYNYWSAPVHRSGDWQVGYLETEAGPVGFTGGYDANPLASPIELSSYWLYTFNDLIDNYYGWNHIAPTTAITPAMGYLMKGSGNTTPTPTTDQTYVFRGTANDGNYSISAISGNQVLVGNPYPSAMSAKEFIADNSTIIEGSIYLYEHFQENNTHILADYQGGYATRNNLTGTEAPSLPSTGSASSKGAPEDAVAVGQGFFVKIQNTGTIQFSNSQRVFARESLSESTFYRSAQTTPVDDRIIFWLKFKDHQNNESTIALGYDTNASADYDNGYDSESFNELPNEAYWPIIEKKMCIQGLHSFDISDEIPLGIAITNSGDFTFDIDRTLNFPTNETIYLKDNETNMFYDIKSNPVTLTLNEGEDESRFSIVYQTAKSLSAGDFNTEAAGLYYNADKEALVFTALNNIEAITIYSILGQKIKVLDDVDSKEVDLSFLKTGIYIAEIAQNSGQKLKLKFIKQ; this is encoded by the coding sequence ATGTTAAAAAAATCTTTATTATCAATAATGCTCTTCGCATTTTTATTACCTACATATTTATTTGCTCAAACCGGTCCAGGTGGAGTTGGATCCGATGATGGTAGTTCAAGTTTAATTATATGGTATCGTCCGGATAATGGTATTTCGACTTCAGGCTCATTAATAGATACTTGGTCGAATTCAGCAGGAGTTGCAGCTTTTGATATTAGCGAGACGGGGACTCTTAGACCCACATTAAATATAGCTACAATAAATGGTTATAACGAAATAGCGTTTAATGGCGCTAATAGACTTAGAACAGGATTAACGTTAACCACATCAAATTTTGTTACAAATCAAGCCTCTTCGTTTACGGTTGCAAAGGCTAACAATACCTCTCAGAGGTCAGTGGTTTATACTACAGATCCATTAGTGGGTTCTACTAGGTTTTCTAATCATATCCCTTGGAATGGTACTGTTTATTTTGATATAGGTGCTTGTTGTGGTACCGATGGACGAATCCAGGTCGGAGGCTTGACTGGCTTATTAGATTATTCTATATGGTCTTATGATGCACATCCTACAACAGGTAAGCAGTTGTATCGAAACGAAGATTTACTTGCTACAGTTGCGGGAAGTTCTACTTATAATTCTCATAGTTCTCAAAGATTTAATTTAGGAGGATATACAACAAGTACTAATGGTTTCTCAGGTGGTATTACAGAGGTCGTTGTTTTTAAAGAAAAAGTAAATGCATCACAACGTATTATTATAGATAATTATTTGTCTTCAAAATTTAATCGGTCATTAACAAGTAACGACTTTTATACTCAAGACAATCCTGCAAACGGAGATTTTGATCATGACGTTGCAGGTATAGGTCAAGCGACAGACGGGAGCAGTCATACAGATTCTAAAGGAACCGGTATTGTAAGAATTAATACACCTTCAGCATTATCTAATGGTGATTTTTTATTCTGGGGAGAGGAGAGTAAGGATCCAAGTTATGGTTTTGTCACCAATACTTCTAATTATAGCGATCAACTTAATTCTAAATGGAGAGTTAGTAAAGTTGGAGATTTGGGCACAGTAACCATGTCTTTTGATATTTCAGGTATGTCTATCGCAGCTATTTGTGGTGATTTACAATTAGTGGTGGATAATGATAGTAACTTTAGTAGTGCGACGTCTTATAATTTGACTGTTTCAGGTACAACAGCGACAGCAACTGGAGTATCATTTTCCGACGCTGATTATTTCACATTACGATATACGGATCAAATTGTTTGGAACGGAACCACTTTTTTTAACGGTTCAGGTACTTCAAATGCACCGGATACTACAGATTCTTGTTTAAAGTTGACGGTTAAAACCGGAAGTACAGCTGTTTTAACTGCAGATGCACATATTAGAGAAGTCGAAGTAGAATCGGGAGCAACATTACAAGTTAATGATGGTGTCTTATTAGAAGTGGACAATGGCATATTTAATGAAGGAGTCATAGATTTATTAGGAGAAGCTCAGTTAATCCAAAATCATACAGGAGTTTCTTTAAATACAGGAAGTGGTGATTTAAAAATTAGACAACAAGGGACTTTTAATTTATATAATTATAATTACTGGAGTGCACCAGTGCATAGAAGTGGTGATTGGCAAGTTGGTTATTTAGAAACCGAAGCTGGACCAGTTGGATTTACGGGAGGATATGATGCTAATCCATTGGCTAGTCCAATAGAATTAAGCAGTTATTGGTTATATACTTTTAACGATTTAATAGATAATTATTATGGATGGAACCATATAGCACCAACGACTGCGATAACTCCAGCAATGGGATATCTTATGAAAGGTTCAGGTAATACGACGCCAACACCAACGACAGATCAGACTTATGTTTTTAGAGGTACAGCAAATGACGGAAACTATAGTATCTCTGCCATTAGCGGGAATCAAGTTTTGGTTGGTAACCCTTATCCATCGGCAATGAGTGCAAAGGAATTTATTGCTGATAATTCAACTATAATTGAAGGGTCTATATATCTTTATGAGCATTTTCAGGAAAATAACACACATATATTAGCCGATTATCAAGGAGGTTACGCTACTCGTAATAACCTAACTGGTACAGAAGCGCCATCATTACCTTCTACAGGCAGCGCGTCATCCAAAGGAGCTCCTGAAGATGCAGTCGCAGTTGGGCAGGGTTTCTTTGTAAAAATTCAAAATACCGGGACCATTCAGTTTAGTAATAGTCAACGTGTATTCGCTAGAGAATCTTTAAGTGAATCTACATTTTATAGATCGGCACAGACCACTCCAGTAGATGATCGCATTATATTTTGGCTTAAATTTAAAGACCATCAAAATAACGAATCGACAATCGCTTTAGGGTATGATACTAATGCTAGTGCGGATTATGACAACGGTTATGATAGCGAGTCTTTTAATGAATTGCCAAACGAAGCATATTGGCCAATAATTGAGAAGAAAATGTGCATTCAAGGCCTGCATAGTTTTGATATTTCAGATGAAATTCCATTAGGGATTGCTATCACAAACTCAGGAGACTTTACTTTTGATATTGATAGAACATTAAATTTTCCTACTAACGAAACTATTTATTTAAAAGATAATGAAACTAACATGTTTTATGATATAAAATCTAATCCTGTAACGTTAACTTTAAATGAAGGTGAAGACGAGTCTAGATTTTCTATTGTTTATCAAACGGCAAAAAGTTTGTCTGCAGGTGATTTTAATACTGAGGCAGCGGGATTGTATTATAATGCAGATAAGGAGGCTTTAGTTTTTACAGCATTAAATAATATTGAAGCTATAACTATTTACAGTATATTAGGTCAAAAAATAAAAGTATTAGATGACGTAGATTCTAAAGAAGTTGATCTTTCATTTTTAAAAACAGGCATCTATATTGCTGAAATAGCTCAAAATTCTGGTCAAAAATTAAAGCTTAAATTTATAAAGCAATAA
- a CDS encoding T9SS type A sorting domain-containing protein encodes MFKSTLLSIALVSLLFLTPDYLFAQTGPGGVGNSSTNGLWLKVDDLNLADGAPVSNWQDASGNSNDANQILNSEEPTFQSTSSFNSYPSLSFDGTNDWLKVDDSDILDGASAISFFTVVQPKGLNGSGDTVQAMVSKRDDYNTNGLTYSYTFFFYNNRLSNDIVTGNNRYDIGGSFSNNQNYILGFDFDGTLPSSARSSMFRNGSVLRTGAESSTGLNNSPAPLTIGILDVGDGRYAKSEMAEIIHYNYKLNQAETIIVNNYLSAKYDISLVANDFYIQDNTANGNFDFDVAGIGQAIDGSNHTDSQGTGMVRINTPSALSDGDFLFWGEERRTPASAFVTNNSNFSEQLDSKWRVSKTGDLGTVTVAFDMSTLSVGSICSNMQLVVDNDSNFSSATSYNLTVSGTTATATGVSFSDGDYFTLRYTDQIVWSGSAFFNGSGGSNAPDTTDSCLKLTVKAGSTAVLIADAHVREVEVEPGATLQVNNGVLLEVDNGIFNEGVIDLLGEAQLIQNHTGTSFNTGSGDLKIRQEGTYNLYNYNYWSAPVNRNGDWQISFLETETGPVGFTSAYDADPSASPIELSSYWLYTFNDLIDNYYGWNHITPTTAIAPSMGYLMKGSGDTTPTPTTDQTYVFKGTANDGDYSVSTVSGNQVLIGNPYPSAITATAFINDNLSVIEGSIYLYEHFQENNTHILADYQGGYATRNLLTGVEAPSLPSTGNASSKGAPKEAVAVAQGFFVKIENTGTIRFRNSQRVFARESASESTFYRSAQATPVDDRIIFWLKFKDQLDNESTIALGYDTNASVGFDKGYDSESFNELPNEVYWPIIDKKMSIQGLHSFDVSDEIPLGIAISESGDFTFDIDRTLNFPTNETIYLKDNQTNIFYDIQSNPVTLTLSEGEDESRFSIVYKTSESLSTSDFDTETSGVYYNVNKDALVFKALENINNIEAIAIYNMLGQKVKVLEDVDSREVNLSFLNTGIYIAEINQDSGQKITLKFIKP; translated from the coding sequence ATGTTTAAAAGTACTTTATTATCAATAGCGCTAGTGTCGTTATTGTTCTTAACACCCGATTATTTATTTGCTCAAACAGGACCTGGAGGTGTTGGTAATTCTTCAACCAATGGACTGTGGCTAAAAGTTGATGATTTAAATTTGGCAGATGGCGCTCCTGTTTCTAACTGGCAAGATGCTTCGGGTAACAGTAATGATGCAAATCAAATTTTAAATTCTGAAGAACCTACTTTTCAGAGTACATCTTCCTTTAATAGTTATCCTAGTTTAAGTTTTGATGGTACTAACGATTGGTTAAAGGTAGATGATAGTGATATCTTAGATGGTGCTAGTGCTATAAGCTTTTTTACCGTAGTACAACCAAAAGGATTGAATGGTAGTGGAGATACTGTTCAAGCTATGGTAAGTAAACGAGACGATTATAATACTAATGGTTTAACTTATTCTTATACCTTCTTTTTTTATAATAATAGATTGTCAAATGATATTGTAACAGGAAATAACCGTTATGACATAGGAGGATCTTTTTCGAATAATCAAAATTATATTTTGGGTTTCGATTTTGATGGAACTCTGCCTTCTAGTGCAAGAAGTTCTATGTTTAGAAACGGTAGTGTTTTAAGAACAGGAGCAGAGTCTTCTACTGGTTTAAATAATTCTCCTGCTCCTTTAACAATTGGAATATTGGATGTTGGAGATGGTCGTTATGCAAAAAGTGAAATGGCAGAAATCATTCATTATAACTATAAGCTAAATCAAGCTGAGACCATAATAGTAAACAACTATTTGTCTGCAAAATATGATATTTCTTTAGTGGCAAATGACTTTTATATTCAAGATAATACTGCAAACGGTAATTTCGATTTTGACGTTGCAGGAATAGGTCAAGCTATAGATGGAAGTAATCACACAGATTCTCAAGGAACAGGAATGGTTAGGATTAATACACCTTCAGCATTATCTGATGGTGATTTCTTATTCTGGGGAGAGGAGCGCAGAACTCCTGCTTCTGCTTTTGTAACAAACAACTCTAACTTTTCGGAACAACTGGATTCTAAATGGAGAGTCAGTAAAACCGGAGATTTAGGTACGGTAACAGTTGCTTTTGATATGTCTACTTTATCTGTAGGTTCTATTTGTAGTAATATGCAATTAGTGGTGGATAATGATAGTAACTTTAGTAGTGCGACGTCTTATAATTTGACTGTTTCAGGTACAACTGCGACAGCAACTGGAGTATCATTTTCTGACGGAGATTATTTTACTTTAAGATATACGGATCAAATTGTTTGGAGCGGTAGTGCTTTTTTTAATGGTTCAGGTGGCTCAAATGCACCGGATACTACAGATTCTTGTTTAAAGTTGACAGTTAAAGCCGGAAGTACAGCTGTTTTAATTGCGGATGCACATGTTAGAGAGGTTGAAGTAGAGCCAGGTGCAACATTACAAGTTAATAATGGTGTCTTATTAGAAGTGGACAATGGCATATTTAATGAAGGAGTCATAGACTTATTAGGAGAAGCACAGCTAATCCAAAATCATACAGGAACTTCTTTTAATACAGGGAGTGGTGATTTAAAAATTAGACAAGAAGGGACTTATAATTTATATAACTATAATTATTGGAGTGCACCGGTTAACAGAAATGGAGATTGGCAAATAAGCTTTTTGGAAACAGAGACTGGGCCTGTTGGATTTACTTCTGCTTATGATGCAGACCCTTCAGCTAGTCCAATAGAGTTAAGTAGTTATTGGTTGTATACTTTTAACGATTTAATAGATAATTATTACGGCTGGAATCATATAACACCAACTACCGCAATAGCGCCAAGTATGGGGTATCTTATGAAAGGTTCAGGTGATACAACACCCACACCAACGACTGATCAAACCTACGTTTTCAAAGGGACAGCAAACGACGGAGATTATAGTGTGTCTACAGTTAGCGGTAATCAAGTTTTGATTGGTAATCCATATCCATCGGCTATTACAGCAACAGCATTTATAAATGATAATTTGTCTGTAATTGAAGGGTCTATATATCTTTATGAACATTTTCAGGAAAATAATACACATATATTAGCTGATTATCAAGGGGGATACGCTACTCGTAATTTATTAACGGGTGTAGAAGCGCCATCATTACCTTCTACAGGTAATGCTTCTTCAAAAGGAGCGCCTAAAGAGGCTGTTGCAGTGGCACAGGGTTTCTTTGTTAAAATTGAAAATACAGGGACTATTCGTTTTCGTAATAGCCAACGTGTATTTGCTAGAGAATCAGCAAGTGAATCTACATTTTATAGATCTGCACAGGCCACTCCAGTAGATGATAGAATTATATTTTGGCTTAAATTTAAAGACCAATTAGACAACGAATCTACAATAGCTTTAGGTTATGATACTAATGCGAGTGTAGGGTTTGATAAAGGTTATGATAGCGAGTCTTTTAATGAGTTACCAAACGAAGTGTATTGGCCAATAATTGACAAGAAAATGAGTATTCAAGGATTGCATAGTTTTGATGTTTCGGATGAAATTCCATTAGGTATCGCTATCTCGGAATCAGGAGATTTCACTTTTGATATTGATAGAACATTAAATTTTCCTACTAACGAAACTATATATTTAAAAGATAATCAAACTAACATATTTTACGATATACAATCTAATCCAGTAACGTTAACGCTAAGTGAAGGTGAAGACGAGTCTAGATTTTCTATTGTTTATAAAACTTCAGAAAGTTTGTCTACAAGTGATTTTGATACTGAGACATCGGGAGTGTATTATAATGTCAATAAAGACGCTTTGGTTTTTAAAGCTCTAGAGAATATAAATAATATTGAGGCTATAGCTATTTATAATATGTTAGGTCAAAAAGTAAAAGTATTAGAAGATGTGGATTCTAGAGAAGTTAACCTTTCGTTTTTAAATACAGGTATTTATATTGCTGAAATTAATCAAGATTCTGGTCAGAAAATAACACTTAAATTTATAAAACCTTAA